Proteins encoded within one genomic window of Rhizobium favelukesii:
- a CDS encoding GAF domain-containing sensor histidine kinase — protein MREDAAADDRAPAERTLTNAERDLQLMIDSIPALAWSALPDGTVDFFNSHYLDYVGLSPVQMRDRQWKSVVHPDDLEVVDAAWKSLSAAQSDGEIEARLLRHDGQYRWFSFRTNPLLDNSGAVVRWYGINIDIEDRKCATRLLAGERRLLEMIAWGRPLRDVLEALCKVVEEAAPECYCDIHAIDLTKSLIEYSVAPSLPHSYTDPIAGTPLDGTKLPCGIAVSQKAQVIAEDMESDPRWYHSPVRIHVLRHGLRAVWSTPICSKDGVVLGTLCIVQRQSSRPSGHHQDVISRATNIASIAIERLRAEDELRRREHYLKAGERTSLTGSFTWDMNTDKIEFSDQLRHIYELNDDADITADNVRKRIHPDDECVLNEQIAQIRRGCTDIEFEVRLVMPDGRIKFTHAFASVFQHPDGGLECIGAVQDVTRRRTAEDALANARAELTHVTRVMSLGALTAAIAHEVNQPLSGIVTNASTCLRMLAANPPDIEGARETARRSLRDGNRASEVITRLRGLVQKKDRAVEHVDLNELSREVLALAAPELQRRGIVAQSSFDIDLKPILGDRVQLLQVVLNLILNAADALVPVKERPRRIQLRTSQDVAGRVRLTVSDTGQGVEPTDIEKIFDAFYTTKPDGMGIGLSVSRSILERHNGRLFVDTHEGPGASFSFSIPIADTNDVG, from the coding sequence ATGCGCGAAGATGCTGCCGCTGACGACCGAGCGCCGGCTGAGCGCACGCTCACGAACGCAGAGCGCGATCTGCAGCTCATGATAGATTCGATCCCTGCTCTTGCCTGGTCGGCGCTGCCCGACGGCACTGTCGACTTCTTCAATAGCCATTACTTGGATTATGTGGGCCTTTCACCGGTCCAGATGCGTGACCGGCAATGGAAAAGCGTCGTCCACCCCGACGATCTCGAAGTTGTCGATGCGGCCTGGAAGAGCTTGTCGGCGGCGCAGTCGGACGGCGAGATCGAGGCGCGACTTCTCCGCCACGATGGACAGTACCGATGGTTCTCCTTCCGCACCAATCCGCTTCTCGACAACTCCGGTGCCGTCGTTCGATGGTACGGGATCAACATCGACATTGAGGACCGAAAATGCGCCACGCGGCTTCTAGCGGGAGAGCGGCGGCTCCTTGAGATGATCGCCTGGGGGCGGCCGCTAAGGGACGTCCTGGAAGCGCTCTGCAAAGTCGTCGAGGAAGCTGCGCCGGAATGCTATTGCGATATTCATGCGATCGACTTGACGAAGAGCCTGATCGAATACAGCGTCGCTCCGTCGCTACCTCACAGCTACACAGACCCGATCGCCGGCACTCCGCTGGACGGCACCAAGCTTCCCTGCGGCATCGCGGTCAGCCAGAAGGCGCAGGTCATAGCGGAAGACATGGAGTCGGACCCTCGCTGGTACCACTCTCCAGTTCGCATCCACGTCCTGAGACACGGACTGCGAGCCGTCTGGAGCACGCCGATATGTTCCAAGGACGGCGTGGTCTTGGGGACGTTGTGCATCGTTCAGCGGCAGTCCAGCCGCCCTTCGGGGCACCATCAGGACGTCATAAGCAGAGCGACGAACATCGCCAGCATCGCCATTGAACGCCTTCGGGCTGAAGACGAACTGCGCCGAAGGGAACACTACCTCAAGGCAGGCGAGCGAACGAGCCTGACTGGTTCGTTCACCTGGGACATGAACACCGACAAGATCGAATTCTCGGACCAGCTTCGACATATCTACGAATTGAACGACGATGCGGACATCACCGCCGACAACGTTCGAAAGCGAATTCATCCGGATGACGAGTGTGTCCTGAACGAGCAGATTGCGCAGATCAGGAGAGGTTGCACTGATATCGAGTTCGAAGTTCGTCTCGTGATGCCGGACGGGCGCATCAAATTCACACATGCGTTCGCCAGCGTCTTCCAACATCCAGACGGCGGACTTGAGTGCATTGGAGCAGTTCAAGACGTAACCCGGCGTCGAACCGCCGAGGATGCGCTCGCCAATGCCCGCGCCGAACTGACGCACGTGACGCGCGTGATGAGCCTGGGCGCATTGACGGCCGCAATCGCGCACGAGGTCAACCAGCCGCTATCCGGGATCGTCACCAACGCCAGCACATGCCTGCGCATGCTCGCCGCCAATCCACCGGATATCGAAGGTGCAAGAGAAACCGCTCGCCGCTCGTTGCGGGACGGTAATCGCGCGTCGGAGGTTATCACCCGTCTGCGCGGCCTGGTGCAGAAGAAGGATCGCGCCGTCGAACACGTCGATCTCAACGAGCTATCGCGAGAGGTCCTGGCCCTCGCCGCGCCGGAACTGCAGCGGCGGGGGATCGTCGCGCAGTCGAGCTTCGACATCGATCTGAAGCCGATCTTGGGCGATCGAGTTCAACTCCTCCAGGTCGTACTCAACCTGATCCTGAATGCGGCAGACGCACTGGTTCCTGTCAAGGAGCGGCCCCGCAGGATCCAGTTGAGGACGTCGCAGGACGTCGCCGGGCGAGTTCGACTGACGGTCAGCGACACGGGCCAGGGCGTGGAACCGACGGACATCGAGAAAATATTCGACGCCTTCTACACAACCAAGCCCGATGGCATGGGGATTGGCCTTTCTGTCAGCCGGTCGATCCTCGAACGCCACAATGGAAGGCTTTTCGTCGACACCCACGAAGGACCGGGCGCCTCGTTCTCGTTTTCCATTCCGATCGCCGACACGAACGATGTCGGATGA
- a CDS encoding enoyl-CoA hydratase/isomerase family protein, translated as MKIRHDELGVVAASSTFLSAAALLMLPALALSGQTAVADKADRPAETKSQPGSEHAQIRVQKRTPAYWRVTFDNPPFNIFGPETIPQMEKVVADIETDPNLKVVVFDSAVPGFFLTHYNFTPPLSESTSLPSGRTGLHPLPDMLVRISKAPVVSIALIRGRATGVGSELALASDMRFASREKAILSQWEVGAGFVPGGGPMARLPRLMGRGRALEVLLGSDDINGDLAEEYGYVNRSFPDAKLDAFVDALATRISGFDRQAIADTKRLVDFASLPSDPEIGAGWDAFITAVQRPVAQENMGKLMKMGLQTNTDIEARLGHYTQTLAKN; from the coding sequence ATGAAGATCAGACATGATGAACTCGGCGTCGTTGCCGCTTCCTCGACGTTTCTGAGCGCGGCGGCTTTGCTGATGCTCCCGGCGCTTGCTCTTTCCGGCCAGACGGCGGTTGCAGACAAGGCCGACCGCCCGGCCGAAACGAAGTCCCAGCCTGGAAGCGAGCATGCGCAGATCAGGGTTCAGAAAAGGACGCCCGCCTACTGGCGCGTCACCTTCGACAATCCACCTTTCAACATTTTCGGGCCGGAAACCATTCCTCAGATGGAAAAGGTGGTCGCCGACATCGAAACCGATCCCAACCTCAAGGTCGTCGTGTTCGACAGCGCCGTGCCCGGCTTCTTCCTGACCCACTACAACTTCACGCCACCGCTCTCCGAGTCCACCAGCCTCCCTTCGGGGCGAACGGGGCTTCATCCCCTTCCTGACATGTTGGTGCGCATCAGCAAGGCGCCGGTTGTGTCCATCGCTCTGATTCGGGGCCGGGCGACAGGCGTCGGTAGCGAGCTTGCCCTGGCGAGCGACATGCGGTTCGCGAGCCGCGAGAAGGCTATCCTGTCGCAATGGGAGGTCGGCGCCGGCTTCGTTCCGGGCGGCGGTCCGATGGCCCGGCTTCCGAGGCTGATGGGACGCGGTCGTGCCCTCGAAGTGCTGCTCGGATCCGACGACATCAACGGCGATCTGGCGGAAGAGTACGGCTACGTCAATCGTTCGTTTCCTGACGCCAAGCTCGACGCGTTCGTCGACGCCCTTGCTACCCGGATCTCCGGCTTCGACCGCCAGGCAATCGCCGACACGAAGCGGCTGGTCGACTTCGCAAGCTTGCCGTCCGATCCCGAGATCGGAGCCGGGTGGGACGCTTTCATCACTGCCGTACAGCGGCCCGTCGCGCAGGAAAACATGGGAAAGCTGATGAAAATGGGCCTGCAGACAAACACCGACATCGAAGCGAGACTGGGCCATTACACGCAGACCTTGGCCAAGAACTAG
- a CDS encoding RidA family protein: MVARNAEARLQELAIVLPPPPTPFGAYVEAIQCGSLLFLSGMLPVVGHDPIFLGRVGEELAVLQGYDAARTACLSGLAAARSHLGSLNRIRSIAKLGVYIAAPGDFREHPKVADGASELLRDVFGAERVPPRVVLGVSSIPLGMPVEIELVLEIEP; encoded by the coding sequence ATGGTAGCCCGAAACGCGGAGGCGCGCCTGCAGGAGCTGGCGATCGTCCTCCCGCCTCCCCCGACACCGTTCGGCGCATATGTGGAGGCTATCCAATGCGGCTCGCTGCTTTTCTTAAGTGGCATGCTGCCGGTAGTCGGACACGATCCGATCTTTTTGGGGCGGGTCGGCGAGGAGCTGGCGGTGCTCCAAGGCTACGATGCTGCGCGTACGGCTTGCCTCAGTGGTCTGGCGGCCGCCAGGTCGCATCTCGGCTCGCTGAACAGGATACGGTCCATCGCCAAGCTCGGCGTCTACATCGCAGCGCCCGGTGACTTCCGCGAACATCCGAAGGTCGCGGATGGTGCGTCCGAACTGCTCCGCGATGTCTTCGGTGCAGAAAGGGTCCCACCACGCGTCGTCCTCGGCGTCTCCAGCATACCGCTGGGGATGCCTGTCGAGATCGAACTCGTCCTCGAGATCGAACCCTAG
- a CDS encoding SDR family NAD(P)-dependent oxidoreductase → MSMHKTVVITGASQGIGAGLVKTFLDKGYNVVGTSRRISETTLFDRTSRLELIDGDVGDPDTAERVAQRAVEQFGSIDALVNNAGVFVTKPFLDYTIDEFRRLSATNVEGFIHFTQHAVRQMLRQRSGGSVVTITSSLTDHPITGVTASLPMITKGGLNAITKSLALEFAKDNIRVNAVSPGVVDTPLHAKNPRDYLKSLSPMGTITAVQEIVDGVVYLTEAANITGEVLHVDNGAHLGKW, encoded by the coding sequence ATGAGCATGCATAAGACAGTCGTGATTACAGGTGCCTCCCAAGGGATCGGCGCCGGCCTCGTCAAGACCTTTCTCGACAAGGGTTACAACGTCGTGGGGACATCGCGGCGCATCAGCGAGACGACGCTTTTCGACCGCACAAGTCGGCTGGAACTGATAGATGGCGACGTCGGCGACCCCGATACCGCCGAGCGCGTCGCACAGCGGGCCGTCGAGCAGTTCGGTTCGATCGATGCGCTCGTCAACAACGCTGGGGTCTTCGTCACGAAGCCGTTCCTCGACTACACGATCGATGAGTTCCGGCGCCTTTCCGCGACGAACGTCGAAGGATTCATTCACTTCACCCAACACGCCGTCAGGCAGATGCTGCGTCAGAGGTCCGGTGGAAGCGTTGTCACCATCACGTCGTCGCTGACGGACCACCCGATCACCGGCGTGACGGCATCGTTGCCCATGATCACGAAGGGCGGCCTCAACGCGATCACCAAGAGCCTGGCGCTGGAATTTGCCAAGGACAACATCCGCGTGAATGCAGTGTCGCCCGGCGTCGTCGACACCCCGCTGCATGCGAAGAACCCCAGAGACTATCTCAAATCCCTTTCTCCGATGGGAACGATCACGGCCGTCCAGGAAATCGTCGACGGCGTCGTGTATCTGACCGAGGCCGCAAATATCACCGGGGAGGTGCTGCACGTCGACAACGGAGCACATCTCGGAAAATGGTAG
- a CDS encoding NAD(P)H-dependent flavin oxidoreductase encodes MARWPDRRILDLFGIKLPIIQAPMAGATTVEMVVAAAQAGGLGSLPSAQLSVDQLKEALTGIRASTKAPVNVNFFAHVTPSADPVAQMRWRASLAPYHVEFDLDPAAPVAGAGRAPFDAAFCEVVEEFRPEVVSFHFGLPEKTLVERVKATGAKIVSSATTVAEAVWLEANGADAVIAMGFEAGGHRGNFLTHDMSRQVGTLALVPQVVDALNIPVIAAGGIADGRGVAAALMLGASAVQVGTAYLFCPESKIPAVHAEALASAGDDSTAITNVFTGRPARGVVNRIMRDLGPMLDSAPAFPTAGAALAPLRAKAEAVSRNDFTNLWSGQAARLAPRMGAADLTRTLYEDALAVIEGRKTA; translated from the coding sequence ATGGCACGCTGGCCCGACCGACGTATTCTCGACCTGTTCGGCATCAAGCTTCCCATCATCCAGGCGCCCATGGCCGGCGCGACGACGGTCGAGATGGTCGTTGCCGCTGCGCAGGCCGGCGGGCTGGGTTCGCTCCCGAGCGCGCAACTGAGTGTCGATCAACTGAAGGAGGCGTTGACCGGGATTCGCGCGTCGACAAAGGCGCCGGTGAACGTGAACTTTTTCGCGCACGTCACGCCATCGGCCGATCCGGTCGCTCAGATGCGATGGAGGGCGTCGCTTGCACCATACCATGTCGAGTTCGATCTCGATCCCGCAGCTCCCGTCGCAGGGGCAGGACGCGCTCCCTTTGACGCCGCCTTCTGCGAGGTGGTGGAGGAGTTCAGGCCAGAGGTCGTCAGCTTCCATTTCGGGCTGCCCGAGAAGACGCTCGTCGAGCGTGTGAAGGCGACCGGCGCGAAGATTGTATCCTCCGCGACCACCGTCGCGGAAGCCGTCTGGCTGGAGGCGAACGGCGCCGACGCGGTCATTGCGATGGGCTTCGAGGCTGGCGGGCACCGCGGCAACTTCCTGACGCATGACATGTCGAGGCAGGTCGGAACGTTGGCGCTTGTTCCCCAGGTCGTCGACGCCTTGAATATCCCCGTCATTGCCGCGGGCGGCATCGCCGACGGGCGAGGGGTGGCGGCTGCCCTCATGCTCGGAGCCTCTGCCGTCCAGGTCGGGACGGCCTACCTGTTCTGCCCAGAATCAAAGATCCCCGCGGTTCATGCGGAGGCGCTCGCAAGCGCGGGGGACGACAGCACCGCGATCACGAACGTTTTCACCGGCCGACCCGCCAGAGGGGTCGTCAACCGCATCATGCGCGATCTCGGCCCGATGTTGGACAGCGCCCCTGCATTTCCGACTGCTGGGGCCGCCCTTGCGCCTCTCCGGGCCAAGGCCGAGGCGGTGTCCCGGAACGACTTTACGAATCTATGGTCGGGACAGGCCGCCAGGCTGGCGCCAAGGATGGGCGCGGCCGACCTGACCCGGACGCTTTACGAGGATGCTCTCGCCGTCATCGAGGGTCGAAAGACAGCTTGA
- a CDS encoding response regulator transcription factor has protein sequence MYSLISATNGRTSSSAASVADMPIVYVVDDDVSIRESLELLIRSAGFEPMLFASARDFLSRWHDDGPSCMVLDVNLPGLGGLDLQRMLTSGGNRMPIIFVSGFGDVPMTVKALKGGACDFLTKPIDSVALLDAIRSAVARSKIIRREDEELTRLQLCYGALSRREREVMVRVVTGLLNKQVAYELDISEITVKAHRGQVMRKMNARTLPDLVKMAALLGLGERSGLH, from the coding sequence ATGTATAGTCTGATTTCAGCCACAAATGGCAGAACGTCGAGCTCAGCGGCTTCCGTCGCCGACATGCCCATCGTCTACGTTGTCGACGATGATGTTTCGATTCGCGAATCTCTTGAACTTCTTATTCGTTCCGCAGGTTTCGAGCCGATGCTCTTCGCCTCCGCCAGGGACTTTCTGTCCAGGTGGCACGATGATGGCCCAAGTTGCATGGTCCTGGACGTCAACCTGCCAGGCCTCGGCGGTCTCGATCTTCAACGCATGCTCACCTCGGGCGGCAACAGGATGCCGATCATATTCGTCTCCGGTTTTGGAGACGTGCCGATGACGGTGAAGGCTTTGAAGGGAGGAGCTTGCGATTTCCTGACGAAACCCATCGATAGCGTGGCGCTGCTCGATGCGATCCGGTCCGCCGTTGCCCGGAGCAAAATCATCCGGCGCGAGGACGAGGAGCTGACACGGCTGCAGCTATGCTACGGAGCTCTAAGCCGACGCGAGCGGGAGGTCATGGTCCGCGTCGTAACGGGACTGCTCAACAAGCAGGTGGCGTACGAATTGGATATCAGCGAGATCACGGTGAAGGCTCACCGCGGACAGGTGATGAGGAAGATGAACGCCCGAACTCTACCGGATCTCGTGAAGATGGCCGCCCTCCTCGGCCTCGGGGAAAGGAGCGGGCTGCACTAG
- a CDS encoding PAS domain-containing sensor histidine kinase gives MNRAMTQSDPSRLRGCLNNLISLVALSAMWVGGDLSEIGSRLIEALSAMLEVDFIFLKIDVSADQRLELSHFAQGFAAAGRQEILECLMALFGANVADWPTKSRFSSNGTTFHIASAQLGMSNLTGLLIAGSRDPSFPNEEQRLILNVASNHAALAAQEAANRIAERKKATLLEQEATKRTRELAVSNDALMREITDRRREEALRDSELNARLLVDSVPGLVAILSPAGDVQAANRQLLTYCGISIEEFNNWATNGSIHEEDLPTVVRFSEALARGKSFEYEARVRRHDGVYRWFHLRGLPFRNTNAVIVRWYVFLADIEERKQVEAARERNERDLYQIINTIPVMAWSAKPDGTIDFVNRHILQSVEVPPGAAKGWDWFHAVHPEDVESLGAVWRELMSSQVPGQVEARLKCQDGSFRWFLVRFNPLFAQDGRLMKWYGTNTDIHDSSEANQDLRRSEAFLAQGQRLTMTGSIWWRPLTDDMFWSTEAFRLFEYRLDEKPTIELMLSRCHPEDVGQLQSTVAQLNTVGSPADFEYRLRMEDGRIKHLHAVLQNVGSEAGDAEIFGAITDITERKIAEDKLRHSEMLLLAGQKMSQTGTFSWWLDNDNVSGSEEFYRIFEFEPGSPTTLERIASRIHPADLPLLREKIQAARDGLDNSEYQIRLLFENGAIKHVRGISRMVEHKDGRIECIGATQDVTLRQLAEDARDKGRSDLFHVTRSMSLGEMAASIAHEVNQPLSGIMTNTNTCLRLLSADPPNLPVALKAVQRTLRDSQRAADVIARLRALFKKTATVCEPLDLNEAAKQVITLVGADFQRRKIVVRTEMDGDLPLIEGDRVQLQQVVLNLLRNAADAIDEGGSEVREIVLRTGQEADGAVRLTVQDTGRGVDPENIDMLFQAFHSTKPEGMGIGLSVSRSILESHRGRIWAEGRHEGPGASFGFSIPRHASSREAELTDTRPETKSRSDVSKEYRFDEALRGRD, from the coding sequence ATGAATCGCGCGATGACGCAATCGGATCCGTCCCGCCTTAGAGGCTGCCTCAACAACCTCATATCATTGGTCGCGCTGTCGGCGATGTGGGTGGGCGGTGATCTTTCCGAGATCGGGAGCCGGTTGATCGAAGCGTTGTCAGCCATGCTCGAAGTGGACTTCATCTTTTTGAAGATCGACGTATCCGCGGACCAGAGACTCGAGCTTTCACATTTCGCACAAGGCTTCGCCGCCGCAGGGCGACAAGAGATCCTTGAGTGTCTCATGGCGCTGTTCGGCGCGAATGTCGCCGACTGGCCGACCAAGAGCCGGTTCAGCTCCAACGGCACCACCTTTCACATTGCAAGCGCACAACTCGGCATGAGCAACCTCACTGGACTGCTGATCGCGGGATCGCGCGATCCTAGCTTTCCGAACGAGGAGCAGAGGCTCATCCTCAACGTCGCCTCCAATCATGCAGCCCTTGCCGCGCAAGAAGCTGCAAACCGAATTGCGGAAAGGAAGAAAGCAACCCTTCTGGAGCAGGAGGCAACCAAGCGAACGAGAGAGCTCGCGGTCTCGAACGATGCGCTGATGAGAGAAATCACCGACCGGCGGCGAGAAGAAGCGTTGCGCGACAGTGAACTGAACGCTCGTCTTCTCGTCGACAGCGTGCCGGGCCTTGTCGCTATATTGTCGCCGGCGGGCGACGTCCAGGCAGCCAACCGCCAGCTTCTAACGTATTGCGGCATCTCGATCGAGGAGTTCAACAACTGGGCCACGAACGGGTCGATCCATGAAGAGGATCTGCCGACAGTCGTGAGATTTTCGGAAGCGCTGGCGAGAGGCAAGTCGTTCGAGTACGAAGCGCGGGTCCGCAGGCACGACGGGGTCTACAGATGGTTCCATCTCCGCGGTCTTCCATTTCGCAACACGAACGCCGTCATCGTGCGATGGTACGTTTTCCTTGCCGACATCGAAGAGCGCAAGCAGGTCGAGGCGGCGCGGGAAAGAAACGAGCGCGACCTGTATCAGATCATAAATACGATCCCGGTCATGGCCTGGTCGGCAAAGCCCGATGGCACGATTGACTTCGTCAACCGACATATCCTGCAGTCCGTTGAAGTGCCGCCGGGAGCGGCAAAGGGCTGGGACTGGTTCCATGCCGTCCATCCTGAGGACGTCGAAAGCCTGGGGGCTGTCTGGCGCGAGCTGATGTCATCGCAGGTTCCTGGTCAGGTGGAGGCGCGGCTCAAGTGCCAGGATGGATCTTTCCGGTGGTTTCTTGTGCGCTTCAATCCATTGTTCGCGCAAGATGGCCGCCTGATGAAGTGGTACGGCACCAACACGGACATCCATGACAGCAGCGAGGCGAACCAGGACCTTCGCCGAAGCGAAGCCTTTCTCGCTCAGGGCCAGCGGCTGACGATGACTGGAAGCATCTGGTGGCGGCCTTTGACGGACGATATGTTCTGGTCGACGGAGGCGTTCCGTCTTTTTGAATACCGCCTCGATGAAAAACCAACGATCGAGCTGATGCTCTCTCGGTGCCATCCCGAGGACGTCGGGCAACTTCAATCGACCGTCGCACAACTCAATACCGTGGGATCGCCTGCCGATTTCGAATACCGCCTACGCATGGAAGACGGTCGCATCAAGCATTTGCACGCCGTCCTTCAAAACGTGGGAAGCGAGGCGGGAGACGCCGAGATATTCGGCGCGATAACCGATATTACGGAGCGCAAAATCGCCGAGGACAAGCTGCGTCACAGCGAAATGCTTCTGCTTGCCGGACAGAAGATGAGCCAGACCGGCACGTTCTCATGGTGGCTCGACAATGACAATGTGAGCGGTTCGGAAGAGTTTTATCGGATTTTCGAATTCGAACCAGGATCACCAACGACCTTGGAAAGGATCGCGAGCAGAATCCATCCGGCCGACCTGCCGCTGTTGAGGGAGAAAATCCAGGCGGCGAGAGATGGTCTCGACAATTCCGAATATCAAATCAGGCTCCTCTTCGAAAATGGGGCGATCAAGCATGTCCGCGGCATCAGCCGGATGGTCGAGCACAAGGACGGACGCATAGAGTGTATCGGTGCGACCCAGGACGTGACGCTGAGACAACTCGCGGAAGACGCCAGGGACAAGGGCCGGTCAGACCTATTCCATGTAACGCGGTCGATGAGCCTTGGAGAGATGGCGGCTTCCATCGCTCACGAGGTCAACCAGCCCCTGTCGGGAATCATGACCAATACGAATACTTGCCTGAGACTTCTATCTGCTGATCCCCCCAATCTACCTGTCGCCCTTAAGGCCGTTCAGCGCACCCTTCGCGATAGCCAGCGCGCGGCGGACGTCATTGCGCGGCTTCGCGCGCTATTCAAGAAAACAGCAACAGTTTGCGAGCCTCTCGATTTGAACGAAGCGGCCAAGCAGGTGATCACGCTTGTCGGAGCGGACTTCCAGCGAAGGAAGATCGTAGTACGCACCGAGATGGACGGCGACCTTCCCTTGATCGAGGGCGACCGGGTACAGCTACAACAGGTCGTTCTGAATTTGCTTCGCAATGCGGCGGACGCCATCGACGAAGGAGGAAGCGAGGTCAGGGAGATAGTGCTTCGCACTGGTCAAGAGGCTGATGGCGCTGTTCGCTTGACCGTTCAGGACACCGGCCGAGGTGTCGATCCTGAGAACATCGACATGCTGTTTCAGGCCTTTCATTCAACGAAACCGGAGGGCATGGGCATCGGGCTGTCGGTAAGCCGCTCGATCCTCGAGAGCCACAGAGGACGTATCTGGGCCGAAGGAAGGCACGAAGGTCCCGGCGCCTCCTTTGGCTTTTCGATTCCAAGACATGCGTCGAGCCGAGAAGCAGAGCTGACGGATACCAGGCCCGAGACAAAGAGTCGTTCCGACGTTTCGAAGGAGTACAGGTTCGATGAAGCGCTACGTGGCCGTGATTGA
- a CDS encoding MEDS domain-containing protein, which translates to MNRPPAHIRFGGCELTRSRHVCAFFNSPDEAYKSSMSFISEGFACGHKAVHFVNPGSIGSHLERLQCEGVDKGSRGGASEMDE; encoded by the coding sequence ATGAACAGGCCTCCTGCGCACATTCGGTTTGGTGGGTGCGAATTGACTCGCTCGCGGCACGTCTGCGCCTTCTTCAACAGCCCGGACGAAGCGTACAAATCGTCGATGTCATTTATCAGCGAGGGGTTTGCCTGTGGCCACAAGGCAGTTCATTTCGTCAACCCAGGCTCGATCGGAAGCCATCTGGAACGGCTCCAATGTGAGGGCGTCGACAAGGGGTCGCGGGGCGGAGCCTCGGAAATGGACGAGTGA
- a CDS encoding type 1 glutamine amidotransferase domain-containing protein — MKILMVFTSHDILGNTGRKTGFWLEEGTAPYYVFRDAGVDLTLASPKGGQPPVDPKSDLPENQTAAMARFKQDPAAQKVFATTAKLKDMRSENFDAVFYPGGHGPMWDLVDNLDSISLIESFYNSGKPVAAVCHAPGVLHRVTYKGAPIVKGKRVTGFANTEEEEVQLTKVVPFLVEDELKRLGGLYEKASNWESFAITDGRLITGQNPASSTAGAQALVKLLSSMQTSAGSTAA; from the coding sequence GTGAAGATTCTGATGGTGTTCACCTCGCATGACATACTCGGCAATACCGGGCGCAAGACCGGCTTCTGGCTCGAGGAGGGCACTGCGCCCTACTATGTCTTTCGCGATGCCGGCGTCGATCTGACATTGGCCTCGCCCAAGGGCGGCCAACCGCCAGTCGATCCGAAGAGCGACCTGCCCGAAAACCAGACGGCCGCCATGGCCCGGTTCAAGCAGGATCCGGCGGCCCAGAAGGTTTTTGCGACCACGGCGAAACTAAAGGACATGCGCTCTGAGAATTTCGACGCCGTCTTCTATCCGGGCGGTCACGGGCCGATGTGGGACCTAGTCGACAACCTGGATTCAATCTCCTTGATCGAATCCTTCTACAATTCCGGAAAGCCGGTCGCGGCGGTCTGCCACGCACCTGGGGTGCTGCATCGGGTGACCTACAAGGGCGCGCCGATCGTGAAGGGCAAGCGCGTTACGGGATTTGCCAACACCGAAGAAGAAGAGGTTCAACTCACTAAGGTTGTGCCGTTCCTGGTCGAAGATGAACTGAAGCGGCTCGGAGGACTGTACGAGAAAGCATCCAACTGGGAGAGCTTCGCCATCACGGACGGACGACTGATCACAGGACAGAACCCGGCATCGTCGACCGCCGGGGCTCAGGCCCTGGTCAAACTCCTTTCCAGCATGCAGACCTCGGCCGGCTCGACCGCGGCGTAG
- a CDS encoding aldolase produces the protein MAHSLIASPNNRPGGPNQPNLETNEIWQARVDLAACFRMAATYGMEEGICNHFSAIVPGYDDLFIVNPYGFAFSELTASMLLVCDFHGNVISGSGTPEATAFYIHARIHKNIPRAKAAFHTHMPYATALSMTEGDPLIFAGQTALKFYGRTAVDRTYNGLALDEGEGDRIASAIGNADIIFMKHHGVMVCGPTIAEAWDDLYYLERACEVQTLALSTGRAVNPVAPEIAQATYRQMREGDPESARLHLEAIKRTLDRKQPDFRL, from the coding sequence ATGGCGCATTCACTGATCGCTTCACCGAATAACCGCCCCGGCGGCCCGAACCAGCCGAACCTGGAGACTAACGAGATCTGGCAGGCACGTGTCGATCTTGCCGCCTGCTTCCGCATGGCTGCGACCTACGGCATGGAAGAAGGCATCTGCAACCACTTCTCTGCCATCGTTCCCGGTTACGACGACCTTTTCATCGTCAACCCTTATGGCTTCGCCTTTAGCGAACTGACCGCCTCGATGCTGCTGGTCTGCGACTTCCATGGAAACGTGATCTCGGGATCCGGAACGCCGGAAGCGACCGCCTTTTATATCCATGCGCGCATCCACAAGAACATCCCTCGCGCGAAGGCTGCGTTCCATACGCATATGCCTTATGCGACAGCGCTCTCGATGACGGAGGGCGATCCACTCATTTTCGCGGGACAGACCGCGTTGAAATTCTACGGCCGGACTGCGGTCGACCGCACTTACAACGGGCTTGCGCTCGATGAAGGCGAAGGCGACCGCATTGCCTCGGCGATCGGCAACGCCGACATCATATTTATGAAGCACCACGGCGTGATGGTCTGCGGCCCGACCATTGCCGAAGCTTGGGACGATCTCTATTACCTCGAGCGAGCCTGCGAGGTACAGACGCTCGCGCTTTCGACTGGACGCGCCGTCAATCCCGTCGCGCCGGAGATTGCGCAAGCAACGTATCGGCAGATGCGCGAGGGCGATCCGGAATCGGCTCGTCTTCACCTTGAGGCGATCAAGCGTACGCTCGACCGGAAGCAACCGGACTTCAGGCTCTGA